One Phaseolus vulgaris cultivar G19833 chromosome 11, P. vulgaris v2.0, whole genome shotgun sequence genomic window carries:
- the LOC137807226 gene encoding filament-like plant protein 1, with translation MMTEDLPLIITKAVKSSNKKLQDEISTLQEENRLIRIEAEKLSCNLMMAEIDQSRVEDAMSAELRVARKEASDLRQKLHLLAQEKIELESKLVPYRLKVANLEASIKADAAKVENLEKGSADGEVLLGKVEKERDDAMDELAKAREENKKTAAELT, from the coding sequence ATGATGACAGAGGACCTCCCCTTAATCATAACGAAGGCTGTGAAGAGCTCGAACAAGAAGCTTCAGGACGAGATCTCAACGCTCCAGGAGGAAaatcgcctgataaggattgaggcagaaaaacTGTCTTGCAATCTGATGATGGCAGAAATCGATCAGTCaagggtggaggacgccatgagtgcTGAGCTGAGGGTTGCccgcaaggaggcctccgatctgcgccagaaactgcacctcctagctcaagagaaaatcgagctggagagtaagctggttccctacaggctcaaggtggccaacttggaggcatcaataaaagcggatgcagccaaggtagagaaccttgaAAAAGGGTCGGCTGATGGGGAGGTTCTCCTCGGaaaggtcgagaaggagagggacgacgccatggatGAGCTCGCCAAGGCTCGAGAGGAAAACAAGAAAACTGCTGCCGAGCTGACCTAG